Proteins encoded by one window of Salvia splendens isolate huo1 chromosome 5, SspV2, whole genome shotgun sequence:
- the LOC121803520 gene encoding uncharacterized protein LOC121803520 yields MPDPEFGDRIGAESCLDLGSDVAAVRSRHRRPAAPEKKELPPPISWLVRADSHRSPMPWVMRKYYTSDGRLIIREERVRCHDYFVADRSDGRLVLNLVHVDDDDGVEESGGDAAEEEMRRPEIVNEAIDCDMSVEEAAAECYKYNGLGLKSCGGFVATVPVFTPPLHT; encoded by the coding sequence ATGCCAGATCCGGAATTCGGAGACCGCATCGGTGCCGAGAGCTGTCTGGATCTCGGATCGGACGTCGCCGCAGTCCGCAGCAGGCACAGGCGCCCCGCGGCGCCGGAGAAGAAGGAGCTTCCGCCGCCGATCTCGTGGCTTGTGCGCGCGGACAGTCACCGGTCGCCAATGCCGTGGGTGATGAGGAAGTACTACACGAGCGACGGCAGATTGATAATCAGAGAGGAGAGAGTGAGGTGCCATGACTATTTCGTCGCCGATCGATCTGATGGACGCCTCGTTCTCAACCTCGTCCACGTTGACGACGACGACGGCGTTGAGGAGAGCGGCGGCGatgcggcggaggaggagatgCGACGTCCTGAAATCGTCAATGAGGCGATCGATTGTGATATGAGTGTGGAGGAAGCCGCGGCGGAGTGCTATAAGTATAATGGGTTGGGTTTGAAGTCCTGCGGTGGTTTTGTTGCGACGGTGCCGGTGTTTACTCCGCCGCTTCACACATGA